A portion of the Hydractinia symbiolongicarpus strain clone_291-10 chromosome 10, HSymV2.1, whole genome shotgun sequence genome contains these proteins:
- the LOC130612033 gene encoding tubulinyl-Tyr carboxypeptidase 1-like, producing MENDTSNTVFPLNELKWQAMLDQIKDCHPDGESIIANTTNLINENKEGEFPIPKQPVFTSLQSVSEKVKMVQRYLNQLQYNHTGTQFFEVKMNRPITRLYETAKDIIKYSLPIKCLEAVIVSLYLTSCMNGLTRFTIRFKSKFSSKTHRHIVLGIYYDSKYGALGLSRRKTLMYKPLKYKSLYELIVDFKDSYRDCYHELRKVKISPSISNDLHSCDHIMWNFFVVPVGKLDKEEIKSVLEKYSRELRVRAM from the coding sequence ATGGAGAATGATACATCTAATACTGTGTTCCCTTTGAATGAATTAAAGTGGCAAGCCATGCTTGATCAAATAAAGGATTGTCATCCAGATGGAGAAAGTATCATTGCTAATACTACAAATTTAATCAACGAAAACAAGGAAGGCGAATTTCCAATTCCAAAACAACCAGTGTTTACATCATTGCAAAGTGTGTCCGAGAAGGTTAAGATGGTCCAAAGATATTTGAATCAGTTACAGTACAATCACACTGGAACACAGTTTTTTGAAGTTAAAATGAATCGTCCCATCACAAGACTCTATGAGACAGCAAAAGACATTATCAAATACTCTCTTCCCATTAAATGCTTAGAGGCAGTAATTGTTTCTTTATATTTGACTTCTTGTATGAATGGACTTACTCGTTTTACCATCCGATTTAAATCCAAATTTTCAAGCAAGACACACAGACATATTGTTCTTGGCATTTATTACGACTCCAAGTATGGTGCACTAGGTTTAAGCAGACGGAAGACACTTATGTATAAACCACTGAAGTACAAATCTTTGTACGAACTTATTGTGGATTTTAAAGATAGTTATAGAGATTGTTACCACGAGTTGAGAAAGGTTAAAATCAGTCCATCTATATCTAACGATTTACATTCCTGTGATCATATAATGTGGAACTTCTTTGTTGTGCCAGTTGGTAAACTTGATAAAGAGGAAATAAAAAGTGtcttagaaaaatattcaaGAGAACTTAGAGTTAGAGCGATGTAG